The following are from one region of the Balneolaceae bacterium genome:
- a CDS encoding sodium:calcium antiporter codes for MILSLLLWTAVAIVATAILWKGSDWLEVSSEKLSVYYELPDIVQGAIVVAIGSSFPELATVVLSTLLHGEFDLGVAAIVGSAIFNILVIPAVAGLISKEPLESNRDLVYKEAQFYIISVAVLIITFAFAAIFNPVSDGEGIILGEMDRFLALMPLVLYLFYIFIQYQDTMDYKPEVEPEAIRPLKQWGILAGSLLVILAGVEMLVQSAIQFGEILGTPSFLWGISVVAAGTSIPDLFVSVKKAQKGNGITSIANVLGSNIFDLLVCIPIGILIAGATVINFSVAAPLMGALTFGTLMLFSFMRTNMILGRKESFILIIFYILFLVWMGLENFSVIDSIPSMPG; via the coding sequence ATGATTTTATCCCTGCTTCTTTGGACCGCAGTTGCGATTGTTGCCACAGCAATCCTCTGGAAAGGAAGTGACTGGCTGGAAGTTTCAAGCGAAAAGTTGTCTGTTTATTATGAACTGCCGGATATTGTACAGGGAGCCATTGTAGTTGCTATTGGATCCAGTTTCCCGGAACTGGCAACCGTAGTTTTGTCTACGCTGCTACACGGAGAGTTTGATTTAGGCGTGGCAGCAATTGTAGGTTCTGCTATTTTTAACATTTTGGTTATACCGGCTGTGGCAGGATTGATATCAAAAGAACCGCTGGAATCCAATCGTGACCTGGTGTACAAAGAAGCACAATTTTATATTATCTCGGTAGCCGTTTTAATTATCACATTTGCATTTGCAGCGATTTTCAATCCAGTTTCTGATGGTGAAGGTATCATTTTGGGAGAGATGGACCGGTTCCTTGCTCTCATGCCCCTGGTTTTATATCTCTTCTATATATTCATCCAGTATCAAGATACCATGGATTACAAACCGGAGGTAGAACCCGAGGCGATCCGCCCTCTTAAGCAATGGGGTATTCTTGCAGGCAGCCTGTTGGTTATTTTAGCAGGTGTTGAAATGCTGGTACAATCGGCAATACAATTCGGAGAGATCCTGGGCACACCCTCTTTTCTCTGGGGAATTTCGGTTGTGGCCGCCGGAACCAGCATCCCGGATCTTTTTGTAAGTGTTAAAAAAGCGCAAAAAGGGAACGGCATCACTTCTATTGCCAATGTATTGGGCAGTAATATTTTCGACCTGTTGGTTTGCATTCCGATAGGTATTCTTATAGCGGGTGCAACCGTCATTAACTTTTCAGTTGCTGCTCCTTTGATGGGGGCCCTCACATTTGGAACACTTATGCTTTTCAGTTTCATGCGAACCAATATGATTCTCGGCCGAAAAGAATCCTTCATACTGATTATCTTTTATATTCTCTTCCTCGTTTGGATGGGCCTCGAAAACTTTAGTGTCATCGATTCGATTCCAT
- a CDS encoding helix-turn-helix domain-containing protein: MDKKRQQQLEEKGFRVGSTADFLELSPEEEAYIDIRLDISNMVKAQRAKRGWTQEQLARAIGSSQSRIAKLEGGDPGISMDLMIKALLRLGTSKKQIGKLLEGELEAA, from the coding sequence ATGGATAAGAAAAGACAACAACAACTGGAAGAAAAAGGATTTCGGGTAGGTTCTACTGCAGATTTTTTGGAACTCTCGCCAGAAGAGGAGGCCTATATTGACATTCGCCTGGATATCAGCAATATGGTAAAAGCCCAACGTGCAAAAAGAGGCTGGACCCAGGAGCAACTTGCCCGTGCGATAGGCTCAAGTCAGTCACGAATTGCCAAACTGGAAGGTGGCGACCCCGGCATTTCTATGGATTTGATGATCAAAGCACTTCTCCGCCTTGGGACATCGAAAAAGCAGATAGGGAAACTTTTAGAAGGAGAGTTGGAAGCAGCCTGA
- a CDS encoding type II toxin-antitoxin system RelE/ParE family toxin codes for MSENDKPLVWIKGEVKSPPFSADARIKAGFLLRRLQKGDIIEMPDSRPMPSIGKNCHELRVNDKNKTWRIIYFIDDDAIVILEVFAKKTQMTPQKVIDVCKNRLTRYKQ; via the coding sequence ATGTCTGAAAATGATAAGCCACTGGTCTGGATTAAGGGTGAAGTAAAGTCTCCGCCTTTCTCGGCAGATGCCAGAATAAAAGCTGGTTTTCTGTTAAGAAGGCTTCAAAAAGGAGATATAATAGAAATGCCAGATTCCAGACCAATGCCGTCGATTGGAAAGAACTGTCATGAACTTCGCGTTAACGACAAAAATAAAACGTGGCGCATTATCTATTTCATCGATGATGATGCTATTGTCATATTGGAGGTGTTCGCGAAGAAAACACAAATGACGCCGCAGAAAGTCATTGATGTATGCAAAAATCGGCTGACTCGTTATAAACAATAG
- a CDS encoding DUF2309 domain-containing protein: MDKESITAIIQSLSDQLPNNWPLYSFVTSNPLAGMEGLRFEEAISGIRKDIGIEGYPSVQAFQQAWKNGEVDIEILNQQLQDQDITLSGEESLSRIRELETDTTKNHLLGEIDRHMIKWLTVFLDEGSTEWGMPNRKSGFYKAWLTTARFDRTLPNRQVINSLPDEPLEAIQHLTASFEPDMLNPILKHHLFALPGWVGYIKFRVSNQSDWQDLYPITLEDYLAVRFTLCAMLNKDLRPSIKPEQKDRKELDKLKLAWLTAMELTYQEKLVNKIKKQAVIGSNGTKTVPDAQFVFCIDTRSERIRRAVEKAGNYETFGYAGFFGVAMDYIHPEKEIHHKSCPPIVEAEIQATEKVGANNRTKSEKFDYYNSLKQAVERLRFSLKNNIPASFGYVESTGFFYALAMLMRTLTPNWVNSIENYVSKVIDQPENFSDLNLFPRLSDQSQITQALPLPVKAEIAKTAFELMGWDEFSDLVIFAGHGSQTANNPFASSLDCGACAGNKGRHNARALANICNDSKVRKYLNENYEIAIPDDTWFLAAEHNTTTNHIHLFDGNIPDPFQQQVEQLRANLRMAQNYANYEQFNISEYKQKASIREANRRASDWAETRPEWGLAGNASFIIGPRQLTANLDLETRSFLHSYDWQKDPDGKKLEAILQGPMVVTQWINNHYYFASVDIEKFGSGTKVTQNVTGKYGVVQGNGGDLKCGLPLESIREDENLLQHLPLRLMVLIYAPRERVKSIIESNKETVGKLIENEWIYLGVLDPEDDNHVLHIRDTILAESKSTEDVTVL, encoded by the coding sequence ATGGATAAAGAATCAATTACTGCAATCATACAATCACTTTCGGACCAATTGCCAAATAACTGGCCTCTTTACTCTTTTGTTACCTCCAATCCGCTTGCCGGCATGGAGGGCCTTCGTTTCGAGGAGGCGATTTCCGGGATCCGAAAAGATATTGGTATTGAGGGATACCCTTCTGTTCAGGCCTTTCAACAGGCCTGGAAAAATGGAGAGGTTGATATTGAAATACTCAACCAGCAGTTACAGGACCAAGATATAACGCTTAGTGGTGAAGAGTCGTTGTCCCGAATACGAGAGTTGGAAACCGACACCACAAAAAATCACTTGCTCGGCGAAATAGACCGGCATATGATTAAATGGCTTACTGTATTTTTGGATGAGGGATCTACCGAATGGGGGATGCCAAACCGGAAATCAGGATTTTACAAGGCCTGGCTGACAACGGCTCGTTTTGACCGGACACTGCCCAACCGGCAGGTCATCAATTCGCTGCCGGACGAACCGCTGGAGGCGATACAGCATCTTACAGCATCCTTCGAGCCGGATATGTTAAACCCAATTTTGAAGCATCATCTATTTGCTCTTCCGGGTTGGGTCGGATATATCAAATTCCGGGTGTCGAATCAAAGTGATTGGCAAGATCTCTATCCCATCACGTTAGAAGATTACCTGGCTGTACGGTTTACGCTTTGTGCAATGCTCAATAAAGATCTCCGGCCATCAATAAAACCGGAACAGAAGGACCGCAAAGAATTAGACAAGCTGAAATTAGCCTGGCTTACGGCTATGGAACTCACCTATCAGGAAAAGCTTGTTAACAAAATAAAAAAACAGGCGGTAATAGGTTCTAACGGCACAAAAACGGTACCCGATGCGCAGTTTGTATTCTGTATTGATACCCGCTCCGAACGGATTAGACGTGCCGTAGAAAAAGCCGGTAATTATGAAACCTTTGGCTATGCCGGATTTTTTGGTGTGGCTATGGATTACATACATCCCGAAAAAGAGATTCACCATAAATCATGTCCGCCCATAGTGGAAGCAGAAATACAGGCAACCGAAAAGGTCGGGGCAAACAACAGAACCAAATCTGAAAAATTTGACTATTACAACAGTCTTAAACAGGCTGTGGAGAGGCTACGATTTTCTCTGAAAAACAATATCCCGGCGTCTTTCGGCTATGTGGAATCCACTGGATTCTTTTACGCTCTTGCTATGCTGATGCGGACGCTGACTCCTAATTGGGTCAATAGTATTGAAAACTATGTGTCTAAAGTCATTGATCAGCCCGAAAATTTTAGCGATTTAAATTTATTCCCGCGGCTCTCTGATCAGTCGCAAATAACTCAGGCACTACCGTTACCTGTGAAGGCGGAAATTGCAAAGACGGCATTTGAGCTGATGGGCTGGGACGAATTTTCGGATCTGGTTATTTTTGCCGGGCATGGCAGTCAAACGGCAAATAATCCATTTGCTTCGAGCCTGGATTGCGGAGCCTGTGCCGGGAATAAAGGGCGCCATAATGCCCGGGCCCTGGCCAATATTTGCAATGACAGCAAAGTCAGAAAATATCTGAATGAGAATTACGAAATCGCCATTCCCGATGATACCTGGTTCCTGGCTGCTGAGCACAATACCACGACCAACCACATTCACCTGTTTGACGGAAACATACCGGACCCGTTCCAACAACAGGTAGAACAACTGCGGGCCAATCTGCGAATGGCGCAAAATTATGCAAATTACGAGCAATTCAATATTTCGGAGTACAAGCAGAAAGCATCAATACGTGAGGCGAATCGGCGGGCATCAGACTGGGCAGAAACACGTCCTGAATGGGGCCTGGCCGGCAATGCATCCTTTATAATTGGACCCCGTCAACTTACCGCTAACCTCGATCTGGAAACACGCAGTTTTCTGCATTCTTACGACTGGCAAAAAGATCCCGACGGTAAAAAACTGGAGGCGATCCTGCAGGGCCCCATGGTTGTAACGCAATGGATTAACAACCACTACTATTTTGCTTCGGTAGATATAGAAAAATTTGGCAGCGGTACAAAAGTAACTCAAAATGTAACCGGAAAATATGGTGTGGTACAGGGAAATGGCGGAGATCTTAAATGCGGATTGCCTCTTGAGTCGATTCGCGAAGATGAGAACCTGTTACAACACCTGCCGCTACGGCTGATGGTTTTAATTTATGCTCCCCGGGAAAGAGTAAAATCCATTATCGAATCAAATAAAGAAACAGTTGGAAAGTTGATAGAAAATGAATGGATTTATCTTGGAGTGCTCGATCCCGAGGATGATAACCATGTGTTGCACATTCGCGATACTATTCTGGCAGAAAGTAAGTCAACAGAAGATGTGACTGTACTCTGA
- a CDS encoding proton-conducting transporter membrane subunit, with amino-acid sequence MWTLTLFLVSILATSFFYPIEIHIGQILLIDHLGLIISSAVALFSSIVLTYSSRYLAGHKKLRRFLINCTLFTIAAILMAIANHILLFIAAWLCMGLLMAELIGGYTQYYEGQASRRNARNYFLLSTAFISAGFLWLSILTGAWSISEITSLADTMDQPSVSVAALLLIGGAVVQSALFPFQRWLMSSMTAPTPASALMHAGFVNAGAVLLTRTAPVLFVSDLLWVLVIVGGVGALVGKFSKFVQANIKQKLACSTTAQMGFMLLQCGLGFFSAAIAHLILHGFYKAYLFLSSGDNIEQSSPYNGDRKRSWKQWYLPVTLISGLAGGWIFAITTGKGLEFNSGLFLTFVIVLTVIHGAQDFLGKSSLPLLSRLIALPIIIIPALLTYAVVFNGISVLMQQVPMAEVPLPITWDQLTVGGLYLATFLAIELKWYKKSRRLYVYLLNISQPKSNTILQ; translated from the coding sequence ATGTGGACACTGACCTTATTCCTTGTCTCCATATTAGCTACATCATTTTTTTATCCTATAGAAATTCATATCGGTCAAATACTGCTTATAGATCACCTTGGACTTATCATTAGTTCTGCTGTTGCTCTTTTCAGCAGCATTGTACTCACCTACTCATCCAGATATCTTGCCGGCCACAAAAAACTCCGCCGATTCTTAATTAATTGCACACTATTCACGATCGCAGCCATTTTAATGGCTATAGCTAATCACATTCTATTATTTATTGCAGCCTGGTTGTGCATGGGGCTTCTCATGGCAGAGCTGATTGGTGGATACACGCAATATTATGAGGGACAAGCCTCAAGAAGGAATGCCAGAAATTACTTTTTATTAAGTACAGCATTTATATCCGCCGGATTTCTATGGCTATCTATTCTTACCGGGGCATGGAGTATTTCAGAGATTACATCTTTAGCTGATACCATGGATCAACCTTCTGTTTCGGTCGCCGCACTGCTGCTCATTGGCGGGGCGGTCGTACAATCAGCACTATTCCCCTTCCAGCGTTGGTTGATGTCTTCTATGACAGCCCCAACACCGGCATCGGCCCTGATGCATGCGGGCTTTGTGAATGCCGGTGCTGTATTACTGACCCGTACGGCACCCGTTCTCTTTGTGAGTGATCTGCTTTGGGTATTGGTCATAGTTGGTGGAGTAGGTGCTCTTGTCGGAAAGTTCAGCAAGTTTGTGCAGGCAAATATCAAACAGAAACTGGCCTGTTCAACGACTGCTCAAATGGGTTTTATGTTGCTGCAATGCGGACTCGGTTTCTTTTCAGCTGCTATTGCACACCTGATACTGCACGGTTTCTACAAAGCTTACCTGTTTCTTTCATCCGGTGACAATATAGAGCAAAGCTCACCTTACAATGGAGATAGAAAACGGAGCTGGAAGCAATGGTACCTGCCCGTCACACTTATTAGCGGTTTAGCCGGAGGATGGATATTTGCCATTACCACAGGCAAGGGGCTGGAATTTAACAGCGGACTTTTTCTAACGTTCGTAATTGTGTTAACCGTTATCCACGGAGCCCAGGATTTTCTCGGTAAATCTTCTCTGCCCCTGCTCTCCCGGCTTATTGCATTACCCATCATTATCATCCCGGCACTTTTGACATATGCCGTTGTATTTAATGGTATTTCAGTGTTGATGCAGCAGGTTCCAATGGCAGAAGTTCCCTTACCTATTACCTGGGATCAGTTAACCGTTGGAGGGCTGTATCTGGCTACCTTTTTAGCTATCGAACTAAAGTGGTATAAAAAATCTCGTCGCCTTTATGTATACCTGCTGAATATATCTCAACCCAAATCAAACACAATACTTCAATAG
- a CDS encoding glycoside hydrolase family 3 C-terminal domain-containing protein — MKKFIKITFITIGVAILVVLLLAGGLILYTSIAPSPDPHSYAEYWPDRLTFQEADEISVDLVSQMTFEEKLGQMTGDMSFLDIASGLTSVLVFEKIPIVASGENERLNIPPFTFTDGPRGVVVTEATAFPVAMARGATWDRDLEFRVGDAIGKEARAAGANYFGGVCINLLRHPAWGRAQETFGEDPWHLGKMGVSLINGVQQHNVMACAKHYALNSIEESRFKVDVTVDERTLREVYLPHFKMAVDADVASIMSAYNKVRGEFAGHNRYLLTDILRNEWNFNGFVTSDWLFGLRDGAKGINAGMDVEMPLQEHYTPEELHPALESGEISIDQIDEMVRRVVRTKLLYITNSDPQEYADEILASEKHQQLALEVAEKSMVLLKNEDDFLPLSARGIGSLAVIGELADSDHTGDRGSSGTHPPHIITMLEGLQEYSNGSFEVIYNDGSDFESAKQTAERADAVVYVVGYKSEDEGEYITSGDPEVAPENQWGEGGDRPDLFLKPHDRDLLTESLPVNQNSVVTLIGGSAIMTNNWDQLTPSILMAWYPGMMGGRALANIIFGDVNPSGKLPLTIPEEEDHLPFFQADIDSIHYGYYHGYTLLDKENIEPAYPFGFGLSYTNFEYSNLQLDKKQVEENDTLWVSVDVTNTGDMTGEETVQLYIGFENSTIERPVKLLRGFEKERLNPRQSKTITLPIVVEDLAWYNPDDKDWEVEKMQYSVLIGGSSQPEELLRSDFGIR, encoded by the coding sequence ATGAAAAAATTTATCAAAATTACATTTATAACCATTGGCGTTGCTATTTTAGTTGTTCTGCTCCTCGCCGGTGGTTTAATTTTGTACACTTCTATTGCTCCATCACCAGATCCTCATTCTTACGCTGAATACTGGCCCGATAGGTTGACATTCCAGGAAGCGGATGAGATTTCCGTTGATCTTGTATCTCAAATGACATTTGAAGAGAAGCTTGGCCAGATGACGGGGGATATGTCCTTTCTTGATATTGCAAGTGGACTCACATCCGTTTTGGTGTTTGAGAAAATACCCATTGTTGCTTCGGGCGAAAACGAACGGTTGAACATTCCTCCCTTCACTTTTACAGATGGCCCCAGGGGAGTTGTGGTAACGGAAGCAACGGCATTTCCCGTGGCAATGGCCCGCGGAGCTACCTGGGATCGGGATCTTGAGTTTCGTGTTGGTGATGCAATCGGGAAGGAAGCGCGCGCCGCCGGAGCGAACTATTTTGGAGGTGTTTGCATCAATTTGTTACGGCATCCGGCATGGGGACGAGCCCAGGAAACCTTTGGAGAAGATCCGTGGCACCTTGGTAAGATGGGCGTATCCCTTATCAATGGTGTTCAACAACATAATGTGATGGCGTGTGCAAAGCACTATGCTCTGAATAGTATCGAGGAATCCCGGTTCAAAGTAGATGTTACTGTGGATGAACGGACGCTGCGGGAAGTCTACCTGCCACACTTTAAAATGGCCGTTGATGCCGATGTTGCTTCCATCATGAGCGCCTATAACAAAGTTCGCGGTGAGTTTGCAGGTCATAACCGATATCTGCTGACCGATATTTTGCGTAATGAGTGGAATTTTAACGGGTTTGTAACCTCAGATTGGCTGTTTGGTTTACGCGATGGTGCAAAAGGTATAAACGCAGGAATGGATGTGGAGATGCCGCTTCAGGAACATTATACCCCTGAAGAACTACATCCTGCTCTTGAATCGGGTGAAATTTCAATAGACCAAATTGATGAGATGGTGCGGCGTGTGGTACGAACAAAACTGCTCTATATCACAAATTCAGATCCGCAGGAGTACGCTGATGAGATCCTGGCGTCTGAGAAGCATCAACAACTGGCACTGGAAGTTGCCGAAAAAAGTATGGTGCTGCTGAAAAATGAAGACGATTTTCTTCCCTTATCCGCCCGTGGAATTGGATCTTTAGCCGTTATCGGTGAGTTGGCGGATTCCGATCACACGGGCGACCGCGGCAGCAGCGGTACACATCCACCTCATATCATAACGATGCTGGAAGGGCTGCAGGAATACAGCAACGGCAGTTTTGAGGTTATTTATAACGATGGCTCAGATTTTGAATCGGCGAAGCAAACGGCAGAACGTGCAGATGCTGTGGTGTATGTAGTTGGATATAAATCAGAGGATGAGGGTGAATATATTACATCAGGTGACCCCGAAGTTGCACCGGAAAATCAGTGGGGAGAGGGCGGTGACAGGCCTGATCTTTTTTTGAAGCCTCATGACCGGGATCTGTTAACTGAGTCACTACCGGTCAATCAGAATTCAGTAGTCACACTTATCGGGGGCAGCGCTATTATGACAAATAACTGGGATCAATTGACGCCATCAATTCTAATGGCTTGGTACCCGGGTATGATGGGTGGCCGGGCTCTGGCAAATATCATATTTGGTGATGTCAATCCAAGTGGGAAATTACCGTTAACTATTCCTGAGGAGGAAGATCATCTTCCATTTTTCCAGGCAGATATCGATTCCATTCACTATGGCTATTACCACGGATATACGCTGTTGGACAAGGAAAATATTGAACCTGCATATCCATTTGGTTTTGGGTTGAGTTATACGAATTTCGAGTATTCAAACCTTCAGTTGGACAAAAAACAGGTTGAAGAGAACGACACTCTTTGGGTTTCAGTGGATGTAACAAATACGGGTGATATGACAGGAGAAGAGACTGTTCAACTTTATATTGGTTTTGAAAATTCAACAATCGAACGCCCGGTAAAACTTCTTCGCGGGTTTGAGAAAGAAAGACTCAATCCCAGGCAGTCGAAAACAATTACACTACCAATAGTAGTTGAAGATCTTGCATGGTACAATCCGGATGATAAAGACTGGGAGGTCGAAAAAATGCAGTATTCGGTGTTAATCGGAGGGTCATCACAACCGGAGGAGTTGTTGAGGTCAGATTTCGGCATACGGTAG
- a CDS encoding thioredoxin family protein, translating to MSTDIKILHSSCCASGSPIKERIEKIAAENSIEISIEELSDIQETAKYGTTTFPSLVAGGEVYDYRKLSTDKEILSILNQ from the coding sequence ATGAGTACTGACATCAAAATATTACACTCGTCTTGCTGCGCAAGCGGCTCACCTATTAAAGAACGAATCGAAAAAATTGCTGCTGAAAATAGTATAGAAATATCGATTGAAGAATTATCAGACATACAAGAAACAGCTAAATACGGTACTACAACCTTTCCCTCACTGGTAGCAGGAGGAGAGGTTTACGACTATAGAAAGCTGTCGACTGATAAAGAAATATTGTCAATTTTGAATCAATAA
- a CDS encoding permease, which yields MEQLTNLFSSFADYIVYNLLELEKAGLFSTALQYFITTFILISVLVILVTYIMGIVTSYLPMDKIRKYLEKHKTTGLGNIMASALGAITPFCSCSSIPLFVGMMQAKIPLGIALSFLITSPLVNEIAIALFWVTYGWKITVIYIISGILLGIFGGIILEKLGMAKYVADWLQDLDKSNTRVKEDERSFLQRIPEINAEALQTTKNLMPYIFVGIAIGAFIHGYVPQSFFEEYISESNPLAVPIAVVLAIPLYIDAVGILPIIESLIGKGVPLGTAIAFMMASIGLSLPEALLLKKVMKKKLIISFFTTIGIGMILSGYLFNLVM from the coding sequence ATGGAACAATTGACTAATCTCTTTTCGAGTTTTGCAGATTATATTGTCTATAATTTGCTCGAGTTGGAAAAAGCAGGGCTGTTTAGTACAGCCCTGCAATACTTTATCACTACATTTATTTTGATATCTGTGCTGGTAATTTTGGTTACATACATTATGGGTATTGTTACCAGCTATTTGCCAATGGATAAAATCAGGAAATATCTTGAAAAGCATAAAACAACGGGGTTGGGAAATATTATGGCCTCCGCATTAGGTGCTATTACTCCTTTCTGCTCCTGTTCTTCTATTCCATTATTCGTGGGCATGATGCAAGCAAAAATACCGCTGGGTATAGCTCTCTCATTTTTAATTACTTCTCCTTTGGTTAATGAAATAGCAATTGCATTATTTTGGGTGACTTATGGCTGGAAAATTACGGTCATCTATATTATTTCAGGAATTTTATTGGGCATATTTGGCGGTATTATATTAGAAAAGCTGGGTATGGCTAAATATGTAGCCGATTGGTTGCAGGATTTAGATAAAAGTAACACCCGGGTTAAAGAAGATGAGCGATCATTTCTTCAACGGATACCTGAAATAAATGCAGAAGCCTTACAGACAACAAAAAATTTAATGCCCTATATTTTTGTTGGAATCGCTATCGGAGCGTTTATTCATGGCTATGTTCCGCAATCCTTTTTTGAAGAATATATTTCAGAAAGTAATCCTTTAGCAGTTCCCATTGCGGTTGTTCTTGCTATTCCGCTGTATATTGATGCGGTCGGGATTCTGCCGATTATAGAATCCCTGATTGGCAAAGGAGTTCCCCTTGGTACTGCAATTGCTTTTATGATGGCTTCCATAGGCCTGTCACTTCCAGAAGCTCTTTTATTAAAAAAAGTGATGAAGAAAAAATTAATTATTTCATTTTTTACCACCATCGGAATAGGAATGATCTTGTCAGGTTATTTATTTAACCTTGTAATGTGA
- a CDS encoding ArsO family NAD(P)H-dependent flavin-containing monooxygenase, with protein sequence MKIYDTIIIGGGQAGLSVAYFLRRSDLEYLILDDHKEAGGSWLETWDSLKLFSPSEYSSLPGWQMPKSENEYPTKNEFIDYLKAYQERYDFPVQRNTYVSRVEKENGLFKIETSEGDLCTKSLVSATGTAKNPFIPNYPNRNDFKGIQIHSVTYRNPNDFKGKKVLVVGGGNSGAQILAEVSKVAETTWITKESPEFLPEEIDGRYLFKQANARYADDTKTYEQEVSLSNIVQVESVKDGLKRNIYDAVRPFDSFYENGVVWQNGEKEAFDAVIWCTGFRSNLQHLQPLDIIENNRIKTEHTRSVKEPKLWLVGYGNWTGFASATIYGVGKTARATVKEIKEEFENVS encoded by the coding sequence ATGAAGATTTATGATACCATCATAATAGGTGGTGGGCAAGCGGGTTTATCTGTTGCTTATTTTTTACGAAGGAGTGATTTAGAATATCTTATTTTGGATGATCACAAAGAAGCCGGAGGTTCCTGGTTGGAAACCTGGGACAGTTTAAAATTATTTTCACCATCTGAATATAGCTCCTTACCGGGTTGGCAGATGCCAAAAAGTGAAAATGAATACCCAACCAAAAATGAGTTTATTGACTATCTGAAGGCATATCAAGAACGTTACGATTTTCCTGTTCAAAGAAATACCTATGTCAGTCGGGTAGAAAAAGAAAATGGACTTTTTAAAATTGAAACCAGTGAGGGCGATCTTTGTACAAAGTCACTGGTAAGTGCCACGGGAACGGCGAAAAATCCGTTTATACCCAACTATCCCAATCGTAATGATTTTAAAGGTATACAAATACATTCAGTGACCTATAGAAATCCGAATGATTTCAAAGGCAAAAAAGTACTTGTGGTAGGAGGGGGCAACTCCGGAGCCCAAATATTAGCAGAAGTCTCTAAAGTAGCCGAAACCACCTGGATTACGAAAGAATCACCCGAGTTTCTTCCGGAAGAAATAGATGGACGCTATTTATTTAAGCAAGCCAATGCCAGATATGCTGATGATACGAAAACCTATGAACAAGAAGTTTCTTTGAGTAATATCGTACAGGTTGAAAGCGTAAAAGATGGTTTAAAAAGAAATATTTACGATGCTGTAAGACCGTTCGATTCTTTTTACGAAAATGGGGTTGTATGGCAAAACGGAGAAAAGGAAGCTTTCGATGCGGTAATATGGTGCACCGGTTTTCGATCGAATCTTCAACACTTGCAACCCCTCGATATTATTGAGAACAACCGCATTAAAACTGAACACACGCGCTCTGTAAAAGAACCGAAACTTTGGTTGGTGGGCTACGGCAACTGGACCGGTTTTGCCTCGGCAACTATCTACGGCGTAGGGAAAACGGCCAGAGCAACCGTTAAAGAAATAAAAGAGGAATTTGAAAATGTTTCCTAA
- a CDS encoding sigma-70 family RNA polymerase sigma factor produces the protein MDDHSLDISSTAQEFYSYLNNYISKKVGDPHIAKDLTQEVMYRLAKADDEDRKIQNVKAWLFQTTRHVVADYYRDKNKNPVNDIRSNFSTNSTTLEAPPLSEVDFLIPMIKLLPDKYSRPLLMSDIKELPQKEIAEKLNIGLSATKMRIKRAREKLHELFTICCDIEFSSNGDFVSCTVKDHCEPLQKFREELCQENRC, from the coding sequence ATGGATGATCACTCATTGGATATCAGTAGCACGGCTCAGGAATTTTATTCTTACTTGAATAATTATATATCGAAAAAAGTAGGCGATCCCCATATTGCTAAAGATTTGACACAGGAAGTCATGTATCGACTGGCTAAAGCAGATGATGAGGATCGAAAAATCCAGAACGTAAAGGCTTGGCTTTTCCAAACAACCCGTCATGTAGTGGCCGACTACTATCGCGATAAAAATAAAAACCCTGTTAATGACATTCGTAGCAATTTTTCGACAAATTCAACCACATTAGAGGCACCTCCACTATCTGAAGTTGATTTTCTTATACCAATGATTAAGTTACTGCCAGATAAATATAGCCGTCCATTACTGATGAGTGATATTAAAGAGCTTCCTCAAAAAGAAATTGCAGAGAAGTTAAACATTGGGCTCTCGGCTACTAAAATGCGCATCAAGAGAGCACGAGAAAAACTACATGAACTATTTACTATTTGCTGTGATATAGAGTTCAGTTCAAATGGAGATTTTGTTAGCTGTACTGTCAAAGATCATTGCGAACCATTGCAGAAGTTTCGAGAAGAATTGTGTCAGGAAAATAGATGCTAA